In Thunnus maccoyii chromosome 3, fThuMac1.1, whole genome shotgun sequence, the following proteins share a genomic window:
- the cdh27 gene encoding cadherin-like protein 26, producing MLGFLLLIYYLSSVTCSELLSRHRRSWIIDSFTIEEEQTGPFPYVLGKVSIARDYRVYFDLYGQGVDEEPIGVLSIHKESGNVSVHRAVDYEEKTMLKLKFEARKTDLSIDTKLGLEISILDINDNPPRFQRDLYEVSVKEENIQGSNLLTVLAYDSDQSGTPNSTFHYEIKSVSPNPPNTEFFIDESGMISYKGCLDHEVAEMFTVLVEAKDHGEVVSLSSSTTVVVHVQDGNNHLPSIIGQTGPSKVKEHETGSSPLRLHVTDRDTRNSSAWRVKYTIQGDEGEHFKIETDPDTNDGILTVVKALDFEEGAQRELSISVENEAPYFSCEVKEKTTSGLWKVDTINGDDAGAVQPPSVKVIIEVEDVNDPPVFNVTVKEAILEENSPTGTWVEKVTAVDPDTSHARDFVYSVGHDPDGWVTVDPHTGNITTVKSPDRESPHVVNSVYTVLLHAVDNGKPPLTSTATLNIHVTDQNDNVPQLTLDYVDVCLSDDPTTINITAFDLDENPFAGPFTFKLLGDVKGKWTLNPSYGYTAGLVKEPGVYAGKHTVDLEISGMQGEFGVYNLSVTVCDCSVTPNCQNRNAEITAASSSIGIVFASLLLLLFLLLIALVITRKKEFTALPYDDSYAETLFPSNIEKPGIDCKVTAQKHLKTNQLYIFRFPFMQISATISFFKVPDGVLAVSTATKQQDSYKGQSLHDGVQQMNKILTKSVQQDAEQNVNYKDETDYRKENVSHLFNSNNRKQSFLQSKTNWNSLIASGSNLNHQVQGWGTMNPLYKMNSSGVSDTALLALLHWRLSSLEQKEEDLGDYQPHLYAYEEDSDNLSELENITIPDDDSFMKLLTDLGPKFNQLASICKPPHLQN from the exons ATGCTCGGCTTCTTACTCCTG ATTTATTATTTGTCAAGTGTGACATGTTCAGAGCTGCTGAGCCGTCACAGAAGATCATGGATCATTGACTCCTTTACAATTGAGGAGGAGCAAACAGGGCCATTTCCGTATGTGCTGGGCAAG GTTAGTATTGCGCGTGACTATCGAGTATACTTTGATCTCTATGGGCAAGGAGTGGATGAAGAGCCAATAGGAGTCCTCTCCATTCATAAAGAGTCTGGCAACGTGTCTGTCCACAGGGCCGTGGACTATGAGGAGAAGACAATGCTAAAG CTAAAATTTGAGGCCAGAAAGACAGATTTATCAATTGACACTAAATTAGGCCTTGAGATTTCCATACTGGACATCAACGACAACCCACCACGCTTTCAGAGGGATCTGTATGAAGTCAGTGTCAAAGAAGAGAACATACAAG GCTCCAACCTCTTGACTGTGCTAGCCTATGACAGTGACCAGAGTGGGACACCAAACTCAACTTTCCATTATGAAATCAAATCTGTGTCTCCAAACCCTCCAAACACTGAATTCTTCATTGATGAGTCTGGAATGATCTCATACAAAGGATGTTTGGACCATGAG GTGGCTGAAATGTTTACTGTATTGGTGGAGGCCAAGGACCATGGTGAAGTGGTCAGCCTTTCCAGTTCAACCACTGTTGTGGTTCATGTCCAGGATGGCAACAACCACCTCCCATCCATCATCGGACAAACA GGCCCCAGCAAAGTGAAGGAACATGAGACTGGGTCCTCTCCTCTGCGGCTGCATGTGACCGACAGAGACACCCGGAACAGCTCGGCATGGAGAGTCAAATACACCATCCAAGGTGACGAGGGAGAGCACTTCAAGATAGAAACAGACCCAGACACCAATGATGGAATCCTGACTGTAGTAAAA GCATTGGACTTTGAGGAAGGAGCACAGAGAGAGCTGTCCATCTCAGTGGAAAATGAGGCGCCATATTTCTCCTgtgaagtgaaggagaagacGACCTCAGGCCTCTGGAAAGTTGACACCATCAATGGTGATGATGCCGGTGCAGTTCAGCCTCCTTCTGTAAAAGTCATCATCGAAGTTGAGGATGTGAACGACCCCCCAGTGTTCAATGTGACTGTCAAAGAGGCCATTCTGGAGGAGAACTCTCCCACTGGCACCTGGGTAGAGAAAGTAACCGCTGTAGATCCTGACACCAGTCATGCAAGAGACTTTGT GTACTCAGTAGGACATGATCCTGATGGCTGGGTGACAGTGGATCCCCACACTGGCAACATCACTACAGTCAAGTCACCAGACAGAGAGTCTCCTCATGTCGTTAACAGTGTCTACACCGTCTTACTGCACGCAGTGGACAATG GTAAGCCACCTCTGACAAGCACAGCTACACTGAACATCCATGTGACTGACCAGAATGACAACGTGCCACAGCTGACATTAGACTATGTGGATGTGTGCTTGTCTGATGATCCCACCACCATCAACATCACAGCCTTCGACCTGGATGAAAATCCCTTTGcagggcctttcacatttaaACTGCTGGGAGATGTCAAAGGAAAATGGACACTGAATCCTTCATATG GTTATACAGCTGGCTTGGTGAAGGAGCCTGGTGTGTATGCTGGCAAACACACAGTTGATCTAGAGATCTCTGGCATGCAGGGAGAGTTTGGCGTTTACAACCTCAGTGTGACCGTGTGTGATTGCTCTGTGACACCCAACTGCCAAAACCGCAACGCTGAAATAACAGCTGCCTCCAGTTCAATAGGCATAGTGTTTGCCTCACTACTTTTACTCCTGT TTCTTCTACTGATAGCACTTGTGATCACCCGCAAAAAGGAGTTCACTGCTTTGCCGTATGATGATTCCTATGCAGAAACCCTCTTCCCGTCAAACATTGAGAAACCAGGAATAGACTGCAAGGTCACTGCtcagaaacatttgaaaacaaaccagttatacattttcagatttCCCTTCATGCAAATATCTGCTacaatttcttttttcaagGTTCCTGATGGTGTCCTGGCAGTGTCCACTGCCACGAAGCAACAGGATTCATATAAAGGGCAAAGCCTGCATGATGGAGTgcaacaaatgaacaaaatttTAACCAAG TCTGTTCAACAGGATGCGGAGCAAAACGTCAACTACAAAGACGAAACAGATTACAGAAAGGAAAACGTTTCCCATCTGTTCAACAGTAACAACAGGAAACAG TCTTTCCTCCAATCTAAGACAAACTGGAATTCTCTAATAGCCAGTGGAAGTAACCTCAACCACCAG GTTCAGGGCTGGGGCACGATGAATCCCCTCTACAAAATGAACTCTAGTGGTGTATCGGATACGGCTCTCTTAGCGCTACTTCATTGG AGGCTTTCCTCACTTGAGCAGAAAGAGGAGGATCTGGGGGACTATCAGCCTCACCTCTACGCATATGAGGAGGACTCAGACAACCTCTCAGAACTGGAGAACATCACCATTCCTGACGACGATTCATTCATGAAATTGCTGACAGACCTGGGCCCCAAGTTCAACCAACTGGCTTCCATTTGCAAGCCACCACATTTACAAAACTGA
- the LOC121893580 gene encoding transcription initiation factor TFIID subunit 4-like isoform X2, with translation MNSHSSGSAAAPLVGTTVTSGTATSVTAVSSGLVLSKGLASAIMPPSVSNSVIQTPLMSSQSVVASAATVSQAAGPTVTLVRPPMQTAGSGATLNGNNNASPAVVSSTTGIGTQSPLVNSSQPSNSVSVSAGSHIIKAEPPTTIIQSAPQQAVTPGAVSAPRTPAAGPGGIRPPMPQMLAPRLPQTSPGQPSVHNIQLPPGMVLVRSESGQLLMIPQQALAQMQAQAQTQGGMAPRTTTPTNMPPVQAPGNTIISRQVAPTTIVRQGCPTPTSLSATTTLHRPPILQSSVGAAVPGVTPRTVSQTAGTTVTSVTVSKETMENVKKCKNFLSTLIKLASTGKQSTETAASVRELVKDLLEGKLEAEEFTSRLYKELNSSPQPYLVPFLKRSLPALRQLTPDSAAFIQQSQIPQPASSPVSSTSPTPTTVVLGSPAPRLTAPISRPQLQPGVSKPGQTPSLVLQPQQQRAILRPQVTLPTTPMVTLRNQAPGRIVLGQPQVQIKELHPVPVRPEVPLVSKQVSAATLTPAQKNKLKEAGGTFKDDDDINDVASMAGVNLSEESANILATNSGLVGAVTHSCKDEAFLSCALLQRRMLEIGRKVGVTDLGADVVNYVSHATQQRLQNLLEKVSQVAQQKNVNFKEDENYEQSSDVRAQLKFFEQLDQLEKQRKEEQEREILLKAAKSRARQEDPEQLRLKQKAKEMQQQELAQMRQREANLTALAAIGPRKKRKLLDSPSSSGTAENISLNYLVSVRNSCHYG, from the exons ATGAACTCGCACAGTTCAGGAAGCGCTGCTGCCCCTCTGGTGGGGACGACAGTGACAAGTGGCACTGCGACatctgtcacagctgtcagcagTGGACTCGTGTTGTCAAAAGGGCTGGCCAGCGCGATAATGCCCCCCTCAGTGTCAAACAGTGTAATTCAGACGCCTCTCATGAGCTCACAGAGTGTTGTCGCTTCAGCTGCGACTGTGAGCCAGGCAGCAGGACCCACTGTGACGCTCGTCAGGCCGCCTATGCAAACAGCGGGGTCGGGTGCAACTTTAAATGGGAACAATAATGCGAGCCCCGCAGTGGTTTCCAGTACAACAGGTATCGGCACGCAGTCTCCGCTTGTTAACAGCAGCCAGCCGTCCAACTCGGTGTCTGTGAGCGCAGGGTCGCACATAATCAAGGCAGAGCCACCCACAACAATAATACAGTCAGCACCGCAGCAGGCTGTCACTCCCGGTGCCGTCAGCGCTCCCCGGACTCCGGCTGCCGGTCCAGGCGGGATCCGACCCCCGATGCCTCAGATGTTGGCCCCAAGGCTTCCTCAGACCTCCCCGGGACAGCCTAGTGTACATAACATCCAGCTCCCCCCGG GGATGGTGCTTGTACGCAGTGAGAGTGGACAGCTGTTGATGATTCCTCAACAGGCCCTGGCCCAGATGCAGGCCCAGGCTCAGACTCAGGGAGGCATGGCACCTCGGACTACTACGCCAACAAACATGCCTCCTGTCCAG GCTCCTGGAAACACCATCATCAGCAGACAAGTGGCTCCCACCACCATCGTCCGACAGGGCTGTCCAACTCCAACGTCACTGTCTGCGACTACCACTCTTCACAGACCTCCTATCCTTCAG AGCTCAGTTGGGGCTGCAGTACCAGGAGTGACCCCGAGGACAGTCAGCCAAACAGCTGGGACCACGGTTACATCAGTAACAGTGAGCAAA GAGACAATGGAGAATGTAAAGAAATGTAAGAACTTCCTGTCTACATTGATCAAGCTGGCATCCACTGGGAAGCAATCAACAGAGACTGCAGCCAGTGTGAGAGAGCTGGTCAAGGACCTGCTG GAGGGCAAACTGGAGGCAGAGGAGTTCACCAGCAGATTGTACAAAGAACTCAACTCCTCACCCCAACCTTACCTTGTGCCTTTCCTCAAG AGAAGCCTCCCAGCCTTGAGGCAACTGACTCCAGACTCAGCAGCCTTCATTCAGCAGAGTCAGATCCCCCAACCGGCCTCAAGTCCAGTCTCCTCCACCTCACCCACCCCCACTACGGTGGTCCTGGGCAGCCCAGCCCCTCGCCTCACTGCTCCAATCAGCAGGCCTCAGCTCCAGCCAGGCGTCAGCAAACCAGGACAGACCCCCTCACTG GTTCTCCAGCCTCAGCAGCAGAGGGCAATATTGAGACCTCAGGTAACCTTACCGACGACCCCCATGGTGACTCTCAGGAATCAGGCCCCTGGCCGCATCGTGCTGGGACAGCCGCAGGTCCAGATTAAAGAGCTGCATCCAG TTCCTGTGAGACCGGAAGTGCCACTTGTTTCTAAACAAGTCTCTGCTGCAACCTTGACTCCAGCTCAAAAGAACAAGCTGAAAGAGGCGGGTGGCACTTTTAA agatgatgatgacatcaaCGACGTGGCCTCCATGGCCGGAGTGAACCTATCAGAGGAAAGTGCTAATATCCTAGCAACCAATTCAGGACTAGTGGGAGCAGTGACACATTCCTGTAAGGACGAGGCTTTTCTTTCCTGCGCTTTGCTGCAGAGGAGAATGCTGGAGATAG GCAGGAAGGTTGGGGTGACAGACCTGGGTGCAGATGTGGTAAACTATGTCTCCCATGCTACTCAGCAGCGACTCCAGAACCTGCTGGAAAAGGTTTCCCAAGTAGCCCAgcagaaaaatgtcaatttcaag GAGGATGAAAATTATGAACAGAGCAGCGACGTTCGTGCTCAGCTGAAGTTCTTTGAGCAGCTGGACCAGTTAGAGAAACAGCGGAAGGaggaacaggagagagagatcCTCCTAAAGGCAGCTAAG TCTCGAGCTCGACAAGAGGACCCAGAGCAGCTGCGTCTGAAACAGAAGGCAAAAGAG atgcagcagcaggagcTGGCTCAGATGAGACAGAGGGAGGCCAACCTGACGGCTCTGGCAGCCATCGGCCccaggaagaagaggaaacttCTGgactctccttcctcctctggtACAGCGGAG AACATCTCTTTAAATTACTTAGTGAGCGTGAGGAACAGTTGCCACTATGGCTAA
- the LOC121893580 gene encoding transcription initiation factor TFIID subunit 4-like isoform X1, whose translation MNSHSSGSAAAPLVGTTVTSGTATSVTAVSSGLVLSKGLASAIMPPSVSNSVIQTPLMSSQSVVASAATVSQAAGPTVTLVRPPMQTAGSGATLNGNNNASPAVVSSTTGIGTQSPLVNSSQPSNSVSVSAGSHIIKAEPPTTIIQSAPQQAVTPGAVSAPRTPAAGPGGIRPPMPQMLAPRLPQTSPGQPSVHNIQLPPGMVLVRSESGQLLMIPQQALAQMQAQAQTQGGMAPRTTTPTNMPPVQAPGNTIISRQVAPTTIVRQGCPTPTSLSATTTLHRPPILQSSVGAAVPGVTPRTVSQTAGTTVTSVTVSKETMENVKKCKNFLSTLIKLASTGKQSTETAASVRELVKDLLEGKLEAEEFTSRLYKELNSSPQPYLVPFLKRSLPALRQLTPDSAAFIQQSQIPQPASSPVSSTSPTPTTVVLGSPAPRLTAPISRPQLQPGVSKPGQTPSLVLQPQQQRAILRPQVTLPTTPMVTLRNQAPGRIVLGQPQVQIKELHPVPVRPEVPLVSKQVSAATLTPAQKNKLKEAGGTFKDDDDINDVASMAGVNLSEESANILATNSGLVGAVTHSCKDEAFLSCALLQRRMLEIGRKVGVTDLGADVVNYVSHATQQRLQNLLEKVSQVAQQKNVNFKEDENYEQSSDVRAQLKFFEQLDQLEKQRKEEQEREILLKAAKSRARQEDPEQLRLKQKAKEMQQQELAQMRQREANLTALAAIGPRKKRKLLDSPSSSGTAEGSGTGPSLSGGAGSSGSRPTRQRITRVNLRDLLFCLENERFTSRSHFLYKGFLK comes from the exons ATGAACTCGCACAGTTCAGGAAGCGCTGCTGCCCCTCTGGTGGGGACGACAGTGACAAGTGGCACTGCGACatctgtcacagctgtcagcagTGGACTCGTGTTGTCAAAAGGGCTGGCCAGCGCGATAATGCCCCCCTCAGTGTCAAACAGTGTAATTCAGACGCCTCTCATGAGCTCACAGAGTGTTGTCGCTTCAGCTGCGACTGTGAGCCAGGCAGCAGGACCCACTGTGACGCTCGTCAGGCCGCCTATGCAAACAGCGGGGTCGGGTGCAACTTTAAATGGGAACAATAATGCGAGCCCCGCAGTGGTTTCCAGTACAACAGGTATCGGCACGCAGTCTCCGCTTGTTAACAGCAGCCAGCCGTCCAACTCGGTGTCTGTGAGCGCAGGGTCGCACATAATCAAGGCAGAGCCACCCACAACAATAATACAGTCAGCACCGCAGCAGGCTGTCACTCCCGGTGCCGTCAGCGCTCCCCGGACTCCGGCTGCCGGTCCAGGCGGGATCCGACCCCCGATGCCTCAGATGTTGGCCCCAAGGCTTCCTCAGACCTCCCCGGGACAGCCTAGTGTACATAACATCCAGCTCCCCCCGG GGATGGTGCTTGTACGCAGTGAGAGTGGACAGCTGTTGATGATTCCTCAACAGGCCCTGGCCCAGATGCAGGCCCAGGCTCAGACTCAGGGAGGCATGGCACCTCGGACTACTACGCCAACAAACATGCCTCCTGTCCAG GCTCCTGGAAACACCATCATCAGCAGACAAGTGGCTCCCACCACCATCGTCCGACAGGGCTGTCCAACTCCAACGTCACTGTCTGCGACTACCACTCTTCACAGACCTCCTATCCTTCAG AGCTCAGTTGGGGCTGCAGTACCAGGAGTGACCCCGAGGACAGTCAGCCAAACAGCTGGGACCACGGTTACATCAGTAACAGTGAGCAAA GAGACAATGGAGAATGTAAAGAAATGTAAGAACTTCCTGTCTACATTGATCAAGCTGGCATCCACTGGGAAGCAATCAACAGAGACTGCAGCCAGTGTGAGAGAGCTGGTCAAGGACCTGCTG GAGGGCAAACTGGAGGCAGAGGAGTTCACCAGCAGATTGTACAAAGAACTCAACTCCTCACCCCAACCTTACCTTGTGCCTTTCCTCAAG AGAAGCCTCCCAGCCTTGAGGCAACTGACTCCAGACTCAGCAGCCTTCATTCAGCAGAGTCAGATCCCCCAACCGGCCTCAAGTCCAGTCTCCTCCACCTCACCCACCCCCACTACGGTGGTCCTGGGCAGCCCAGCCCCTCGCCTCACTGCTCCAATCAGCAGGCCTCAGCTCCAGCCAGGCGTCAGCAAACCAGGACAGACCCCCTCACTG GTTCTCCAGCCTCAGCAGCAGAGGGCAATATTGAGACCTCAGGTAACCTTACCGACGACCCCCATGGTGACTCTCAGGAATCAGGCCCCTGGCCGCATCGTGCTGGGACAGCCGCAGGTCCAGATTAAAGAGCTGCATCCAG TTCCTGTGAGACCGGAAGTGCCACTTGTTTCTAAACAAGTCTCTGCTGCAACCTTGACTCCAGCTCAAAAGAACAAGCTGAAAGAGGCGGGTGGCACTTTTAA agatgatgatgacatcaaCGACGTGGCCTCCATGGCCGGAGTGAACCTATCAGAGGAAAGTGCTAATATCCTAGCAACCAATTCAGGACTAGTGGGAGCAGTGACACATTCCTGTAAGGACGAGGCTTTTCTTTCCTGCGCTTTGCTGCAGAGGAGAATGCTGGAGATAG GCAGGAAGGTTGGGGTGACAGACCTGGGTGCAGATGTGGTAAACTATGTCTCCCATGCTACTCAGCAGCGACTCCAGAACCTGCTGGAAAAGGTTTCCCAAGTAGCCCAgcagaaaaatgtcaatttcaag GAGGATGAAAATTATGAACAGAGCAGCGACGTTCGTGCTCAGCTGAAGTTCTTTGAGCAGCTGGACCAGTTAGAGAAACAGCGGAAGGaggaacaggagagagagatcCTCCTAAAGGCAGCTAAG TCTCGAGCTCGACAAGAGGACCCAGAGCAGCTGCGTCTGAAACAGAAGGCAAAAGAG atgcagcagcaggagcTGGCTCAGATGAGACAGAGGGAGGCCAACCTGACGGCTCTGGCAGCCATCGGCCccaggaagaagaggaaacttCTGgactctccttcctcctctggtACAGCGGAG GGATCAGGAACAGGTCCCTCTCTGTCTGGTGGTGCTGGTTCGTCAGGCTCCAGACCCACACGGCAGCGCATCACACGTGTCAATCTCAGGGACCTGCTCTTCTGTTTGGAGAACGAGAGATTCACCAGTCGCTCCCATTTCCTCTATAAGGGCTTTCTCAAATAG
- the LOC121893593 gene encoding protein LSM14 homolog B-like, whose translation MSDVCRGLMLCDLTAANQIENFFFFFAANMTARAGTPYIGSKISLISKAQIRYEGILSSVDTDRSTVALAKVKSYGTEDRHTDKPVPPKDEIYEYIIFRGSDIKDITVSEPPKPYHGLPRDPAIVQSSVGSSSAAYHPRWSPYRDMMPTYNQLAASSLLNQQYNAALGLIPGFQGIPARRAPTVEQAVQTVPLASAAQKRGKSSTQPQGKQTVHPTQRSSRDGSRAQKENISTGRTPSQPSAAKTQGQSMDNQKQRQKQGSRRSRTRSRGQLLVKNSKATTLQFESDFDFETANAQFKDDLTKEVVVEKVNSGEDLDSQSMQEEESPGDKYYDKAKGFFDNVSSDLKPRRTTWAEEKKLNMETFGVPGRLLRGRGFRGRARRGQSTTEQRPLPKVGSGRV comes from the exons ATGTCTGATGTGTGCCGTGGGTTAATGCTCTGCGATTTAACTGCTGCTAATCAAATcgaaaactttttttttttttttgctgcaaacATGACTGCTAGAGCAGGAACTCCTTACATTGGCAGTAAAATAAGTTTGATATCCAAGGCACAGATTCGTTATGAAGGAATATTGTCCTCTGTCGACACAGATAGGTCCACGGTTGCTTTAGCCAAAG ttaaATCCTATGGCACAGAGGACCGGCACACTGATAAACCAGTGCCACCCAAAGATGAAATTTATGAATACATCATCTTTAGAGGAAGTGACATAAAGGATATCACTGTGTCCGAACCACCAAAACCATACCATGGACTGCCCCGTGACCCTGCTATTGTACAG tcATCTGTTGGAAGCTCTTCTGCTGCGTATCACCCACGCTGGAGTCCATACAGGGACATGATGCCCACCTACAACCAGCTGGCTGCTAGTTCTCTACTCAACCAGCAGTACAATGCAGCACTGGGCCTAA TACCAGGTTTTCAAGGAATCCCAGCCAGAAGAGCTCCCACAGTTGAGCAGGCTGTCCAAACCGTGCCATTGGCCAGTGCTGCCCAGAAAAGGGGGAAATCCTCAACCCAGCCACAGGGCAAACAGACTGTTCATCCAACCCAACGCTCCAGCCGGGATGGTTCCCGGGCTCAGAAGGAGAATATTTCCACCG gtcgGACACCATCCCAGCCAAGTGCAGCCAAGACTCAAGGCCAAAGCATGGATAACCAGAAACAAAGGCAGAAACAAG GCAGTCGCAGGTCCAGGACCCGAAGCAGAGGCCAGCTTCTTGTGAAAAACTCGAAGGCTACAACCTTGCAGTTCGAGTCAGATTTTGATTTTGAGACTGCAAATGCACAGTTTAAAGATGATCTTACGAAAGAGGTTGTAG TTGAGAAGGTAAATTCTGGGGAGGACCTGGACAGCCAGAGTatgcaggaggaggaaagtCCTGGGGATAAGTACTACGACAAAGCTAAAGGCTTCTTTGACAACGTCTCATCAGACCTTAAGCCCAG GAGGACCACATGGGCGGAGGAGAAAAAGTTGAACATGGAAACATTTGGAGTGCCTGGCCGCCTCCTGAGAGGCAGAGGGTTCAGGGGCCGAGCACGCAGAGGGCAGAGCACCACTGAGCAGCGACCCCTCCCAAAAGTTGGTAGTGGGAGGgtgtga
- the si:ch211-253b8.5 gene encoding dysbindin, whose product MSSSSANLHNKRLPSETERGQRLPDVDAAQQLKLRERQRFFEEVFQHDVDVYLSSAHLCIRDYKRPPIGSISSMEVNVDLLDQMELIDISDQEALDVFFSSGGEEGVLTSPLPVQGNNNNDEVISNGLFQHVLEGLDAKSRMSSTSSNSSSDSQITNANGGDTPVVGSDDEETHTSTIKRRAASPETEKVKTQTPSSSS is encoded by the exons ATGAGCTCATCATCGGCCAACCTTCACAACAAACGCCTACCAT CGGAGACCGAGCGTGGCCAGAGGCTCCCAGATGTGGACGCAGCACAGCAGCtcaaactgagagagagacagcgttTCTTCGAGGAGGTCTTCCAGCATGACGTGGACGTCTACCTGTCCTCGGCGCACCTTTGTATCAGAGACTACAAGAGAC CTCCCATCGGAAGCATCTCGTCCATGGAGGTGAACGTGGACTTGCTGGATCAGATGGAGCTGATTGACATCTCTGACCAGGAGGCTTTGGATGTCTTCTTCAGCTCTGGGGGGGAAGAGGGGGTCCTGACCTCACCTTTGCCAG TCcaaggaaacaacaacaatgacgaAGTCATCAGTAACGGACTCTTTCAACATGTACTTGAGGGTCTTGACGCCAAGTCCCGCATGTCTTCCACATCTTCTAACTCCTCCTCTGACAGCCAGATCACCAATGCCAATGGAGGAGACACCCCTGTAGTCGGGTCAGACGATGAAgaaacacacaccagcacaaTCAAGCGGAGAGCCGCATCCCCAGAGACAGAGAAGGTGAAAACTCAGACTCCATCATCATCTTCGTAG